The Arvicanthis niloticus isolate mArvNil1 chromosome 19, mArvNil1.pat.X, whole genome shotgun sequence sequence tgttgttgttgttgttgttgttgttgttgttgttgttcttgttcttgttcttgttcttgttcttgttcttgttctcattgttctttttgtttttccctttgttGGAGTGTTTACAAAAGATGTGCTTGGTTGACTAGACATCTGGCATTCCACATTTTCTTTGCTGCTCCACTTCATTTAATCATCATATAACTTCACAGCCACTACTCCTTGTTTCTAGCAGTCTCCATCTTCAGACTAGATGAAACCACCCACTCAGATGGTTTCTTATAGAGCCCACAACCACCAGCCcaagggatggcactacccacaatggactggtcctcctccattgatcactaattgaaaaaagtGCCTTatactggatctcatggaggcattttcctcTCTGGTGACTCTAGCTTTTGTCTAGTTGACATAAAATGAGTCAGTATAGAAGCCAAGAATGGCCAAAGTAATACTGAATATGAAAATCAGAGAGAGCAATATCACAATACCTGACTTCAAAGCATCCTACCAAACTACCAGCATAAAGGCATAAAGGAATACAAATCAgtagaaaagaatggaaaatcCTAATGTTTGCCCATATATTTACAGTCATTGAATTTCTATAAGTTGCTCCAAATGTATATTTGGAAAAAGCTCTATCCCTCTATATACAGTATTGAGAAAACCCATAGCCCTACTTTTTaccaaacataaacaaaacaatataaaatagatTAAGGACCAGTATTCAaaacttaaaactattttaaaaaatatcagtgTATGTCAAGGCATTTGTACATAGAGTTTTGAATAAAACTCTAAAACTCCAGGCCTCAAAAGCAGAATTAGATTAACAGgatacctactacaacaggaacatccagaGACCATCCGGATGGCTGAGAAAAGAACATAACCAACAAAATCAAACTACAAACCTTTCTGAATATCAAAAAGGTATAATCTACACAGTAACCGAGTGGAAGAAAATACTTATAAATTTCTTATCTGAGAGAAGCAATGACCAAGTAATCTgaagaaacatttcttttaaaatgataaagcaAATAGCCAACAGGCATATGAGAAATAATACTGGCTTCACTCATTGCTTAGCAGagtaaaaataatcaaagatcACAAAATCATCTTATCACAGTAAAAACAATTGTTATTATCAAACAGACAAAAATTGACAAATGTCAGGAAGGATGAAGATTAAAAAAAGCAAGTAAGTCTAGCTGTCAGGTAGTGGTTGTGTAGTCCTGAGCAGTCCACTATCCCCAGTGAACCTtcattctcctgccacctctctaCCCACATGCTATGAAGGTTcaccaaaatattttcaaaaatagaattgatatatacttcatatatatatatatatatatatgtttttatatatatattttatatactatatactttttatctaatatatatatatatatatatatatatatagtattgctatatacttcatatatatatactgtaaaCTTCACTGCTTTGTCTAATCCAAAGGAATTAAGGTTATTATATCAAACATGAATAGCATTATTTCTTGTAACATTATGATTGGTTGCAAGACAGAAAATCAACTAAGATGTCTGAGATGTTATAGAcagattaataaaattttaaagtagtatATGTATAtcagaataaaaagaatatgatgtTACCTTTTATGGTAATATGAAAGGGAAGCAGTGGAGGGGCATTACTAAAACTGAAATAAGGCAagtaccaaaaaaaaacaaattctttaTGTTTTTACTCATAGAGACTTAAGCTGTTAATTGACCATATAATATTAGAGCACACAATAGAGGTCACTAGTGGGTtaaaagggaaacagaaagagagatgaaAGTCAGTGGTGGGTATCAAAATACAGTAAGAGTCAAGGAAGTATCTCTAATACTTTAGAGAATGGTAGAACACTATAGTATATGACAGTTACACAACTCAAAACAACTAGAGGAAAGTGTGCATTCTTATTGGATAAAAATGATCATGCCTTTCCTCGACCTATGTTCCCTGCTCTTGGAGTTCTCTGGGGCACCCCAAGCTTCCCTGAGCAGTCTGCTATCCCAGGTAGACCTCCATTTTACTACCACCACTCTACATACCTTCACTGAGTTTGCagctcctgaaccatacagactAGCTGATCTGGAATCATACAGCCCAAGGATACTCATCAGAGGCCTGACACATCAAGACCATTAATGTTAACCTCCCTCCCAATACCTACTTCAAGAGAAACATCCAGGGACTACCCAGAAAGCTAAAGGCcctcaaaagaacacaatcaacaaaaaccAGGGCAATATAACACCTTCAGAGCACAGGTATTCTACTACAGCAAGTACTGCATATATTGACACAACTGATGCACAAgtaaatgaccttaaatccaatcttataaagatgatagaggccttttaaaaagaaaaggataaatcccttaaagaaagtcaggaaaatataatcaaacaggtaaaggaaataattgaaataatgcaagcagaaatagaagcaataaaaacacacaaactgagggaatcttgGAGATGGAAAGAGAACGGGAACAACAGATGTattcatcaccaacagaacataggagatggaagagaagatCTCAGGCCTAGAAGACACatagaagacaaaagaaactGATACATCAAAGAAAtgctaaatataaaaaaaatcctggcacaaagcatccaggaaatctgggatatcaTGAAAAAAcataacctaaaaataataggaatagaagaaggttgAAGATTCCCAGATCTATggacaagaaaatattttcaacaaaatcataaaagaaaactttaccaacctaaagaaaaagatgcctagAAATATTCAAGAAACTTGTGGAACACCTGGTAGAAAGAAAAATCctcttgccacataataatcaaaacacaaaatctacagaacaatgaatattaaaagcagcaagggcaAAAGACCAGGTGAaacacaaaggcagacctatcagaattatacccaaTTTCTCAACAAAAACTCTTAAAGTTAGAAGGGcctgccaacctagactactatacccagcaaaactctcaatcaccatgccaaaaaaacaaacaaacaagcaaacaaacaaacaagatcaggtatttaatacagaagggaagagggcatgtttgtgttttttctgcaggatgctgaaggagcatggtggctgccagagtgattggtgagacatgttGATGCTGAAacaagaatgatgctgacctatgagtttgctgagtgtcctgacaatggtgactgggaagctgtattggacatatgttcctgacccacctttgctttcctatatcccagatgagacaagctgccttgcctcaagtttttagaccttgtggaacagagaataaaaaagaaaagttataatgacacttgtatttttcttaaatgtgaccagttatttggattcaatcatgtactggtctagaaatcaatccaatattgaaaataacagtcttcatttggaaggctgaatctggacattttcagagacatatttggaagttagctgcagttctctataatgttatgttagcaagagataacaTTGGGACAGgttctgaatttcaaacaagtgttagtgcatgtgatacagctcttttaattgtcaagttaaaattacttttgtctcttattgtaagttgcattgattgtatactttctaattgttttAGTGTGTTGAATCCTGGCATGTCtattacaggggtctatcaaccagcttttgtcttactacCCTGAGTATTAGacaaccttggttttctgaaaaaaagtttGCAAGTACTGAAAGATGTGAGTTagtctttaagcagaagcaagagggtagtgggcttgatcattgctggtataacagctttaattacactaATTGCTGGCAcctctgcttctgcaattgctttgacacaagaagttaagacagctacttttgttaatcatttagcaaaaaaatgttactaatgtgttgaatataaaagaggatttagataggcgtttagaacaacagattgatgctctttatcctattcaaattattgaaaagaggttcagagtttaagagtaaggatccATCTTCAGTGTCGTGCAAAATAACAATGGAGttgtgttatttctaaaatttacaatgataatcattataattagaaaaaaagtttaaagacacttgtagggtatttggcaaaattctaacacctctctggatgttttcacTTTGCATactgaaattatgaatttaaagaatgctgctctgctgagctttgatgctgcagataatggtgataaaattatccatggcttgaggtcagtatttccattttggtcatgcttcaagaatggcatatatagcttgattgtAAAAGTATTCCCTtttatcctgggaatacttttattcctgcccattgtgttaaagcttgtctttaacaacatcaacatgttagcagccaaagtacatgacttgaaactgaaaatggacccccagacagagttattaatttaacaggctggaaagccaaggatgggtaagattctgcacagagccttaccaacctaagacagaaatgcattgcttttgataatgcatattccatgactggtaaggaaggcatgcttgtcagaataacctaagacaggctaagtcttgtttatgcaataaaaagggagCTATGTGAAGAGTTTTGGGGGCTGCtttgcaggaatctgacattgtccaaggacaaggaaatgggttccTTGGAagtaatctgacattaggctagaacaaagaagtaatttcaggcaggaatataaatcctaggctaaaacaaagaagtaggcttcaggcatgaaaatgactttggggtaggacagggaagcaggctcagatactttggttgtcctgataagcccttagaaataagTGATCACAGGCGttatcatgggactctgtttattgtcttgcttgttccttgactatttgcatctattgtattgctagttcctcaacctataactgaccttagtacttgcatgaaattaaaatgtataaaagcaaaaagaagaaggagggatggaatagggttatagggggatggggaaagggacttacatctgaaatgtaaataaataaaatatccaataaaaaacaaaaaagtgaatataaaaataatcattgttattatttttaaaaagaagatattttaagacaaatcaaaattcaaataatatctatccacaaatccacaAATCctatagaaaatactagaaggaaaactctaaccaaaggaggataactacatccaagaaaagacaggaaataagTAACTCCAAGCCAGCAAAACCAACAGTAGTGCCCGCgcacgcgcgtacacacacacacacacaccatcaatatcaaaataataggaattaacAATTACTGGTCaataatatctctcaacatcatgAACTCatgtaacttttcttttcttcaaaacctattttaaatGATAGTTCCTAAATGTGTTAACCTGTCTTTTAGCAACCACCCACCAGAGGTCCTGATAAAGAAAGGATGTTGGgaaagtgaacctgtttagaaagtttctttggagcaactcctctctgtgttgtctggaaattgacaGTTCATTacaggttagcagtggcagctcgatccacttgcaaacacttcacagatacaccagcagtccactTGGGTAGGtctggatagcaaacatgaatcatcTGAGGTGGCACCATGTAGAAGAGCAACCAGGCCTCATCCTTGGtaggagtcagcaggagggatcaGGAGAGATGCCAGGAAAtgctctcagctgtgcctctctcaggtaAGTGAAGATTAGGGAAGATGTGAGACCCTCAAgctttgcacagctagctctTTAAGCAAGCTTAGTTCAGCCTCCTTATGTCCTCCACTAGTgttgcctcagcacatgtcttGCTTCAGCATGTGTCTTGCCTAAACACAGGCATCTGTCTcaactgacatcactctgccaatcaccCCGAGTtcaagcagcaagaaactgcagcacatcaCCAGGTTTTTTGGtgaatttctctctatggagtcccaacaaatacagctcaactacacaatttAAGGCAGACCAATATATGCAAGTCATTAGAacagaatccttcatcacatgtcctttcatgtgcttgctttagcagaacatccttccATCAGCGTCTGCTTTAGCTAAATGTTTCTTCATGAGTAACATGCCTTAGtatttcacctgtgtccacttcagctaaatattccttcatgtgtttgccccagcaaaacaccatccaactttctttccaaagaaccctaaACTTTCCATTTCAGAAAGACACAAGCTACcagaatgaattaaaaaacaggatctatcattccgctgcatataagaaacatacATCGGCATAAAaaatagacactacctcagagtaaagggctggaaaaaagttttccaagcaaacagaactaagaagcaagttggggtagccattctaatatggaataaaatagactcttcaaccaaaattaatcaaaagagtcagggaaagatacttcatactcatcaaaagaaaaacctaccaagatgacatctcagttCAAAACATCTAAGCCCCAaacacacatttgtaaaagaaacattactaacacttaaatcacacatcaaaccctacacattaatagtgggagacttcaacaccccactctcactaattgacaggtcatccagacaaaaactaaaccaagaaataacaaaactaacagacATTGTGAATCAAATGGACTAACAGATATCtgtagaatatttcacccaaacaaaagaatacgccttcttctcagaacctcatgggtCTTTCTCCAAAATGGACCATATAGTCtatcacaaagcaagcctcaaagcaacagacacaagaaaattgaaataatgccttgtatcttCTCCAACTACCATCATGtaaagctggacttcaaaaacagaaacaccaGGAAGCCTACACACtcctggaaattgaacaactctctactcaatgatctctgggtcagggaaaaaattaaatattaaagacttcctagaattcaatgaaaattaaagtGCAACATACCCAAATTGATggcacacaatgaaagcagtgctaagaggagaAAGGTCATAGCACTAAAGGCTTCCAAAGAGAAATTAGAAAGTACTCATACCAGCAATTAAAAAGTATACCTAAAtgctcaagaaaaaaagaagcaagtgcaccaaagaagagtagaaagcaggaaatagtcaaaatcagggctgaaaccaaTCAGTTAGAACCAAAGAAACCAAgaactgttttttgttgtttgtttgtttgtttgttttgtttttagataatctacaagatagacaaactttagacaaaataaccaaaaaatttaacaaaatcagATATAGAAATGGAGATATAACAATAGACACTAACAACTttgagaaacttaaagcaattccattaaaattagggacaagacaaggctgccactCTCTCCCTAGCTATTCAATATAGTCTTTAAGTACAATGCTTAAAGTATTCAAAGAATTAttaagtcttacttcaaaagcctatactctacaaaattgggaaattttgatgaaataaatgattttctagacagataacacttatcaaagttaaatcaagatcaggtaaactattttaaaaactctataacccctaaaaaaacaaaatagaagcaggCATCAAAagtctcccaaaaaaaaaaaaaaacaaaaaacaaaaaacaaaacaaaacaaaaaaaaaccaagagccaGATGGTTTAAGTGTAGAATTCTACAGtactttcaaagaagagatagtaccaatactcctcaaactattccacaaaatagaaacagaagaaacattgccaaactcattctatgaagccacagtcactctgatacctaaaccacacaaagaaagagaatttcagactaatttattttatgaacattgatgcaaaaatactcaataaaatattcacaaactaATCCAGGAATATCATCTGCCACCATCAAGTAGACTTCAcctcagggatgcaggaatggttcaatatacataAATTCATTAATGTaatacaccatataaacaaactgaaagaaaaaaatcacatgatcatctcattaaatgctgaaagcctttgacaaaatttaacatcctttcatgttaactGTATTAGaaagatcagggatacaaggcacatacctaaacataatcaaagcaatatacagcaagccaatggCCTACatcaaatggagagaaacctaaagcaattccactaaaatcagggacaagacaaagctgcctactctctccctatctattcaatatagtgcttaaAGTTCTATCCAGAGAACTAAGACAAATAAAAGatatcaaaggaatacaaattggaatgTAAGAAGTCAAAagatcactatttgcagatgatatgatagtatatataagcgataccaaaaattctaccaaagaactcccacagctgataaacaccttcagcaaagtggctagatacaaaattgactcaaagaaatcagtagccctcctttataccaAGAAAGCATGGAAACAACAACctttacaatagttacaaataatataaaatattttagtgtggctctaactaagcaagtaaaagatctttatgacaggaactttaacaaatggtgctggtctaactgggtatctacatgtagaagaatgcaaatagattcatatttattacTCTGCacaatctcaagtccaagtggatcgagggcctcaacataaaaccagacaaatacactaaatctcatagaagagaaagtgggaaataatgTTGAATgaattggtacaggagacagtttcctgaacagaacattaaTGGCTCAacctctaagatcaacaattgataaataggacctcatgaaactgcaaactTCTATAAGGCCAAGGATCTTGTtcataggacaaaacaacagcctatAGATTGGCAAAAGATGTTCACCAAccttacatctgacagagagaTAATactcaaaatttataaagaacttaagaagttaggcATCAACAAtccaagtaacccaattaaaaaatggggtacaggcctaaacagaaaattctcaacagatgaatctcaaatggccaaaaagcacttaATGAAATGTTCAAGATCCTtaatcaccagggaaatgcaaatcaaaatacaCTGatattctaccttacaccaatcagaatggctaagatcaagaactcaaATTATAGCACATGCTGGTAAGAATGTGGAACTAGCAGAACACTTTTCAACTGTTGGTAGGAGTgtaaacttatacaaccactctggaaatcagttttgtgttttttcagAGAACTctgaatagttctacctcaagacccagctatagcagTGCTGGgtatgtacccaaaagatgctcttcCATCCCACAAGGACGTGTGCTCaattatattcatagcagctttatttgtaatagccaaaaactggaaacaacctagatggccAACAAATGAAgagcatataaaaaaaaatgtggttcatctactcaatgggatactattcagctatttaaaacaaagtcATCGTGAATTTTACAGGTAACTAGATGGAACTtgagaaaatcatcctgagtgcagtaacccagtcccaaaaggacatgcattgtatgtacccacttataagtagatattagccataacaTTACAGGATATCCATGCTACACTCCAAAGACCCAgaaaagctaaacaagaaagaaggcccaagcgaggatgcttgaatcttatttagaagggggaataaaacagtcagaagagacagatgaagagaggaaactgggtgggagaggggatagggAGGGGAATAGGGAGGTCAGGATCAAATGGGAGAAACGAGAGatagccagatggccatgagaatgaatggaaatcttgAACAAATGGGGGTTAGGAGGTGGAGGGTGTGACAGGGGCATAAAataagggaggtgcccaagaatcaatgggggtggcCTTAGCTGTGACTTACAGCATTGGGAGTATAGAActtctatagccaggcaggaaccccagtcaAGCGATAAGatcaccaacccacccacaaaactttctacccaaaatttacCCTGTGTTTCTGAAATACAGAAAtggggatggaacagagactgagggaatggccaaccaataaccggcccaacttgagacccatcccatgggcaagcaccaattcctgacaatattaatgatactctgttatgcttgcagacaggagtctagtatgGCTGTCATTCGAGAAGTTCCACCAAGGAGCTGAttcaaacagatgcagatacccacaatGAAACAGTGGATGGGGTTTGGGGGCCCTTATGAAACAATAGGGAGTATGATGGGGGACAATGGGGATagaaacttcacaggaagaccaacagactcaactaacctggatttttggtgctctcagagactgaaccaccaacaaaagagtatacacaggctggacctaggcctccctgcacttatgtagcagatgtgcagcttggtcttcatgtaggtctgGAATAACTGGAGCGGGGCTTAGCCCAAGAGCTGTTACCTGTCcctgggatatgttctagctgggctgccttgtctagcctcagtgggaaacGATGTGCCTAGCCCCACAGAAACTTGATGTAGCAAGGAGTGGGGATACCTAGGAGGCCCCACccactcaaaggagaaggggaaagggatggggaaagggttggaggggcaggagaggagagtgagtaggatgtaaagtgaataaataaaaaaataaattttaaaagtatcacAATATTTGGGGAGATAGAAATTTTAATCGGCTATCTCATGTGTGCCTCTATCTAATTATAGCACTACACCATTTTCATGTAGCTTtttttatgaattaaaattttaaattaaggatAACATTTACAACCATTTTCTTTAATACATTCTCTTGATTTGGCATAGTGTTTTTATTCCCTACTTAATGTCATTTTAactacagaaaaattaaaattttttaaatattaacaatgTCAAATATCCCATGGTGATCATTAATTAAAAACCATTTTGATCAATCATGAGCTCCATCTTTCTTTCAGCCCACATCTCTACCTGCAATCAAGGATCTGCACCCCATGTCCCAGCCAACTGCTCGGACTGCCTTGTCGGAGGCCTGCAGCTATCTGGGACAACAAGTCCCAGAGACTTACTACTCCCAGGCACTACCAGGCCAGCCAGCACCACAAACAACTTGATGGCAAAAAGTAGGCACAAGAACATAATCAAGAGAAGCCAGTGCAATGTAGTGCCATCGGAACCAGCTTTGCTGCTACAAAAACCCCTAGATATCTTAACACATATGAAGAGCAAAACTGTGACCTTAAATttcatcttatgaagatgatagaggtctttaaagatgatattaataaatcccttaaagaaacacaggaagacaTGGTCAAACAGATAGAATCCCTtaaggaggaaataaataaatccctttaaaaatacacagaacTCTTTTCCgccctctcccccaacccccctcaGCGCCCTCCCACTGTACCGCACTCTCTCTGCACTGTCGGGCTAGCGCCTCAGCCGTCACCATGATCATCTACCGGGACCTCATCAGCCATGATGAGCTGTTCTCCGACATCTCCGACATTGCGGACGGGCTGTGCCTGGAGATGGAGGGCAAGATGGTCAGTAGAACAGAGGGTGCCATCGATGACTCGCTCATTGGTGGAAATGCTTCCGCTGAAGGTCCAGAGGGTGAAGGCACTGAAAGCACAGTAGTCACCGGTGTTGACATTGTCATGAACCATCACTTACAAGAAACCAGCTTCACAAACGAGGCCTACAAAAAGTACATCAAAGACTACATGAAATCACTCAAGGGCAAACTTGAAGAACAGAAACCGGAAAGAGTAAAGCCTTTTATGACTGGAGCTGCCGAGCAAATTAAGCACATCCTTGCTAACTTCGATAACTACCAGTTTTTGATTGGTGAGAACATGAATCCAGATGGTATGGTTGCTCTCCTGGACTACCATGAAGATGGTGTGACTCCATTCATGATTTTCTTTAAGGATGGCttagatacagaaaaatgttaaCAAATTGGATCTATCACCTGTCACCGTAATTGGCTGCTGTGTACCATCCATACAACACCAGGACTTAGGACGAATGGGACTGATGTCATCTTGAGCTTTTATTTTGACCTTGATTTATTTAGagtggaggcattttttttttaagaaaaaaacatgtcATGTGGGTTGTCTAAAAATAAAgtgcatttaaattttaaaaaaaatacacagaactacaattaaacaggtgaaggaaatgaataaaacattccaagacctaaaaatggaaataaaagcaataaagaaaacacaaataaaggcAATCCTGGAGAAGGAagacctaggaaagagaacaagaactacctacacaagcatcaccagaatacaagagaagagagactctcagatatagaagacaccatagaagaaattgatacattggtcaaagaaaatgccaaatgtaaAAAGTTTCTAACTCAGAACATTGacgaaatttgggacactatgaaaaggaCAAAcgtaaaaataacaggaatagaaGACTGTGAAGATCCCCAGTtcaaaaggctagaaaacatcttcagcaaaacTATAGACAAAAACTTatctaaccaaaagaaagaggtAGCTATAATGTACAAGACTCTtgagaattcaatgaaaatgaaaggacaacatactcaaacttatgggacacaaagaaagcagtgctaagaggaaaattcatatcACTAAGTggcttcataaagaaattggagagatctcatactagcatcTTAACAGctggaagctctagaacaaaaaagaagcaagcatacCCAAGGGGGTAGATGCCAGGAAAtagtcaaacccagggctgaaattaatcaattagaaacaaggagaacaatacaaagaTTCAATGaagccaattttaaaaatgggatacagagctaaacagcgaattctcaatagagaaatcttgaatggccaagaaacgcttaaaaaaatgttcaacatttttagtcagcagggaaatgcaaatcaaaacaaccctgagtttCCACCTtatactagtcagaatggctaagatcaaaaacgcaagaaacactcctccattgttgaggGATTGCAAACTTGAAAAACCACTCTAgaaatctggcagtttctcagaaaattggaaatagttctacctgacgACCCAGCTATatctctcctgggcatatactgaaaagatgcttcaccataccacaaggatacatgtttcactatgttcatagcagctttattggTCAtaggaagaaac is a genomic window containing:
- the LOC117723950 gene encoding translationally-controlled tumor protein-like — its product is MIIYRDLISHDELFSDISDIADGLCLEMEGKMVSRTEGAIDDSLIGGNASAEGPEGEGTESTVVTGVDIVMNHHLQETSFTNEAYKKYIKDYMKSLKGKLEEQKPERVKPFMTGAAEQIKHILANFDNYQFLIGENMNPDGMVALLDYHEDGVTPFMIFFKDGLDTEKC